A single genomic interval of Burkholderia sp. HI2500 harbors:
- a CDS encoding MFS transporter: MQADLETRVARKLMWRIIPFVMLLYFVSFLDRVNVGFAAMTMNKAIGLSPTAFGFGGGLFFIGYFLFEVPSNLILHRVGARIWIARVMITWGIVSAVSAFAAGPTSFYVLRFLLGMAEAGFFPGIILYLSLWFPAKQRAVAAAWFMAAAPISTAIGSPLSGAIMQMPPMFGLADWQMLYIVEALPAVVLGFVVLRCLADAPSKAAWLRADERDWLVAKLKAEADARHTHAGHTAGAWQALRDPRVLALALIYFGTSAGLYTLGLWAPLMVKQFGFTALQTGLLTGIPSIAAVVAMIAWARHSDRTGERTWHVVIPCVLACVGFVFAGQASTALLTVLALVVVNIGISAAKAPLWAMPSAFLSGAGAAAGIAMINSIGNLGGFVGPFAIGWLKHVTGGYAAGLYVVAGTLAVSAVVTLILSRKGARQAAVSGVRHHS; encoded by the coding sequence ATGCAAGCGGATCTGGAAACCCGCGTCGCGCGGAAACTGATGTGGCGCATCATTCCGTTCGTGATGCTGCTTTACTTCGTCAGCTTTCTCGATCGCGTCAACGTCGGCTTCGCCGCGATGACGATGAACAAGGCGATCGGCCTGTCGCCGACCGCGTTCGGGTTCGGCGGCGGCCTGTTCTTCATCGGCTACTTCCTGTTCGAGGTGCCGTCCAACCTGATTCTTCATCGCGTCGGCGCGCGCATCTGGATCGCGCGCGTGATGATCACGTGGGGGATCGTGTCGGCCGTGTCCGCATTCGCGGCCGGGCCGACGAGCTTCTACGTGCTGCGCTTCCTGCTCGGCATGGCCGAAGCCGGGTTCTTCCCCGGCATCATCCTGTACCTGAGCCTGTGGTTTCCCGCGAAGCAGCGCGCGGTGGCCGCCGCGTGGTTCATGGCGGCCGCGCCGATCTCGACCGCGATCGGCTCGCCGCTGTCGGGCGCGATCATGCAGATGCCGCCGATGTTCGGGCTCGCCGACTGGCAGATGCTGTACATCGTCGAAGCGCTGCCGGCGGTCGTGCTCGGCTTCGTCGTGCTCAGGTGCCTGGCCGATGCACCGTCGAAAGCGGCGTGGCTGCGCGCGGACGAGCGCGACTGGCTGGTCGCGAAGCTGAAAGCCGAAGCCGATGCGCGCCACACGCATGCCGGGCATACGGCCGGCGCGTGGCAGGCGCTGCGCGACCCACGCGTGCTGGCGCTCGCGCTGATCTACTTCGGCACGTCGGCGGGGCTGTACACGCTCGGCCTGTGGGCGCCGCTGATGGTCAAGCAGTTCGGCTTCACCGCGCTGCAGACGGGCCTGCTCACCGGGATTCCGAGCATCGCCGCCGTCGTCGCGATGATCGCGTGGGCGCGGCATTCGGATCGTACCGGCGAGCGCACGTGGCACGTCGTGATTCCGTGCGTGCTCGCGTGCGTCGGTTTCGTGTTCGCGGGGCAGGCGAGCACCGCGCTGCTGACCGTGCTTGCGCTGGTCGTCGTCAACATCGGGATCAGCGCCGCGAAGGCGCCGCTGTGGGCGATGCCGAGCGCGTTCCTGTCCGGCGCCGGCGCGGCGGCGGGCATCGCGATGATCAATTCGATCGGCAATCTCGGCGGGTTCGTCGGACCGTTCGCGATCGGCTGGCTGAAGCACGTGACGGGCGGGTATGCGGCGGGGCTCTACGTGGTGGCGGGCACGCTCGCGGTGTCGGCGGTCGTCACGCTGATCTTGAGCCGCAAGGGCGCGAGGCAAGCCGCCGTGTCGGGGGTGCGGCATCACTCGTAA
- a CDS encoding tartrate dehydrogenase, with product MKTYRIATIPGDGIGKEVVPAGKQVLEALARGSDRFAFEFEDFDWGADYYRRHGAMMPADGLDALRGKDAILFGSAGDPDVPDHVTLWGLRLKICQGFDQYANVRPTRILPGIDAPLKRCGPDDLNWVIVRENSEGEYAGVGGRVHQGHPIEAATDVSILTRAGVERIMRFAFRLAQSRPRKLLTVITKSNAQRHAMVMWDEIAKQIAQEFPDVTWDKELVDAATARMVNRPASLDTIVATNLHADILSDLAAALAGSLGIAPTGNIDPERRYPSMFEPIHGSAFDIMGKGLANPVGTFWSVVMLLEHLGETAAAARVMQAIEAVTVDPSLHTRDLGGSATTAQVTAAVCERVANAAVAA from the coding sequence ATGAAGACCTACCGTATCGCAACGATTCCCGGCGACGGGATCGGCAAGGAAGTGGTGCCTGCGGGCAAGCAGGTGCTGGAAGCGCTGGCCCGCGGCAGCGACCGCTTTGCGTTCGAGTTCGAGGATTTCGACTGGGGCGCCGACTACTACCGCCGGCACGGCGCGATGATGCCGGCCGACGGCCTCGATGCGCTGCGCGGCAAGGACGCGATCCTGTTCGGCTCGGCGGGCGACCCCGACGTGCCTGATCACGTGACGCTGTGGGGGCTGCGCCTGAAGATCTGCCAGGGCTTCGACCAGTACGCGAACGTGCGCCCGACGCGCATCCTGCCCGGCATCGACGCGCCGCTGAAGCGCTGCGGGCCCGACGACCTGAACTGGGTGATCGTCCGCGAGAACTCCGAGGGCGAATATGCGGGCGTCGGCGGCCGCGTGCACCAGGGCCATCCGATCGAGGCCGCGACCGACGTGTCGATCCTCACGCGTGCGGGCGTCGAACGCATCATGCGCTTCGCGTTCCGGCTCGCGCAGTCGCGCCCGCGCAAGCTGCTGACGGTGATCACGAAGAGCAACGCGCAGCGGCACGCGATGGTGATGTGGGACGAGATCGCGAAGCAGATCGCGCAGGAATTCCCCGACGTGACGTGGGACAAGGAGCTCGTCGATGCGGCGACCGCGCGCATGGTCAACCGGCCGGCGTCGCTCGACACGATCGTCGCGACCAACCTGCATGCGGACATCCTCAGCGATCTCGCGGCCGCGCTCGCCGGCAGCCTCGGCATCGCGCCGACCGGCAACATCGATCCCGAGCGCCGCTATCCGTCGATGTTCGAGCCGATCCACGGCTCCGCGTTCGACATCATGGGCAAGGGGCTCGCGAATCCGGTCGGCACGTTCTGGTCGGTCGTGATGCTGCTCGAGCACCTCGGCGAAACGGCCGCCGCCGCGCGGGTGATGCAGGCGATCGAGGCCGTGACGGTCGACCCGTCGCTGCATACGCGCGACCTCGGCGGCAGCGCGACGACCGCGCAGGTGACGGCGGCTGTGTGCGAGCGCGTCGCGAACGCGGCGGTCGCCGCCTGA
- a CDS encoding LysR substrate-binding domain-containing protein, producing the protein MADTVQPADLGFFSTLAASGSLSAAARELGLTAAAVSKRLTQMERRAGVTLVNRTTRRMMLTPEGDVYLDYARRILDQMDELGELLGSAKQRPKGLLRVNATLGFGRNQVGPAISRFVARYPEVSVQLQLSVMPPPLTDDAFDVCIRFGEPPDTRVVARRLAPNRRLLCAAPAYLARHGTPATPHDLTRHNCIGIRQGDEGYGIWRLTSGRGAARHTEAVRINGNLTTNDGEIAVKWALDGHGILMRAEWDLRDYLADGRLVVVLPDHETPSADIYAVYAQRHQMSTRIRAFVDFLADELGR; encoded by the coding sequence ATGGCGGATACCGTTCAGCCGGCCGATCTCGGCTTCTTCTCGACGCTGGCCGCGTCGGGCAGCCTGAGCGCGGCCGCGCGCGAACTCGGGCTGACCGCGGCGGCCGTCAGCAAGCGGCTCACGCAGATGGAGCGGCGCGCGGGCGTGACGCTCGTGAACCGCACGACGCGGCGGATGATGCTGACGCCCGAAGGCGACGTGTATCTCGACTACGCGCGCCGGATCCTCGACCAGATGGACGAACTCGGCGAACTGCTCGGCAGCGCGAAGCAGCGCCCGAAGGGGCTGCTGCGCGTGAACGCGACGCTCGGCTTCGGACGCAACCAGGTCGGCCCCGCGATCTCGCGCTTCGTCGCGCGTTATCCGGAGGTGTCGGTGCAACTGCAGTTGTCGGTGATGCCGCCGCCGCTCACCGACGACGCGTTCGACGTATGCATCCGCTTCGGCGAGCCGCCCGATACGCGGGTCGTCGCGCGACGGCTCGCGCCGAACCGCCGGCTGCTGTGCGCGGCGCCCGCGTATCTCGCGCGGCACGGCACACCGGCGACGCCGCACGACCTGACGCGGCACAACTGCATCGGCATCCGGCAGGGGGACGAAGGTTACGGAATCTGGCGCCTGACGAGCGGGCGCGGCGCGGCACGCCACACGGAGGCCGTGCGCATCAACGGCAACCTGACGACGAACGACGGCGAGATCGCCGTGAAATGGGCGCTCGACGGGCACGGGATCCTGATGCGCGCGGAATGGGATCTGCGCGACTATCTCGCCGACGGCCGCCTGGTCGTCGTGCTGCCCGACCACGAAACGCCGAGCGCCGACATCTATGCGGTGTATGCGCAGCGCCACCAGATGTCCACGCGGATCCGGGCGTTCGTCGATTTTCTGGCGGACGAGCTGGGGCGGTGA
- a CDS encoding LysR family transcriptional regulator, whose translation MDNPIRAMRIFTRIVEMNSFTRAAQALGISRATATRTVQELETALGMPLLVRTTRALRATPEGDAYYRRCVRITADVDELEASIRGAALRPSGPLRVELPAAVADAIVLPALGAFHARHPDLVLTLGVSGRAADRVGDAIDCSVRLGELPDSSLVARRLGTLERVTCASPAYLDRHGVPRTLEDLAVHRAVSMSSVQGQRTAELDFVVDGAVRKVRMDGIVSVDDEQAYLACGMHGLGLIQPPRVAAQPLIDAGRLREVLPRWRPDAIAVSAVYVKRPHVSPGVRAFVDWIGERFEAAVSGHAGLITARVWRPTVGAADRVDQVDAQMAAA comes from the coding sequence GTGGACAATCCGATCCGCGCGATGCGCATCTTCACGCGCATCGTCGAAATGAACAGCTTCACGCGTGCGGCGCAGGCGCTCGGCATTTCGCGCGCCACCGCGACGCGGACCGTGCAGGAGCTCGAAACGGCGCTCGGCATGCCTTTGCTGGTGCGCACCACGCGCGCGCTGCGGGCGACGCCCGAAGGCGACGCGTACTACCGGCGCTGCGTGCGCATCACGGCCGATGTCGACGAACTCGAAGCCAGCATTCGCGGCGCCGCGCTGCGTCCGAGCGGGCCGCTGCGCGTCGAGCTGCCGGCGGCGGTCGCGGACGCGATCGTGCTGCCGGCGCTCGGCGCGTTTCATGCGCGGCATCCCGATCTGGTGCTGACGCTGGGTGTATCCGGGCGCGCGGCCGATCGCGTCGGCGATGCGATCGACTGCAGTGTCCGGCTCGGCGAACTGCCCGATTCGTCGCTTGTCGCGCGCCGGCTCGGCACGCTCGAGCGCGTGACCTGCGCGAGCCCCGCGTATCTCGATCGCCATGGCGTGCCGCGTACGCTCGAAGACCTGGCCGTGCATCGCGCGGTCAGCATGTCGTCCGTTCAGGGCCAGCGCACCGCCGAACTCGATTTCGTCGTCGATGGCGCGGTGCGCAAGGTGCGGATGGACGGGATCGTCAGCGTGGACGACGAGCAGGCGTATCTGGCGTGCGGCATGCATGGCCTCGGGCTGATCCAGCCGCCGCGCGTCGCCGCGCAGCCGCTGATCGACGCGGGGCGGTTGCGGGAAGTGCTGCCGCGCTGGCGGCCCGACGCGATCGCGGTGTCGGCCGTCTACGTGAAGCGGCCGCATGTGTCGCCCGGCGTGCGCGCGTTCGTCGACTGGATCGGTGAGCGTTTCGAGGCGGCGGTGAGCGGCCATGCGGGCCTGATCACCGCACGGGTGTGGCGGCCGACGGTGGGCGCCGCGGACAGGGTTGATCAGGTCGACGCCCAGATGGCCGCAGCTTGA
- a CDS encoding ATP--cob(I)alamin adenosyltransferase, translating to MQIFTTEFPFVWLRYTGSTHTDPARLIAELDALLARREPFVLLTDDAPSGDDRGGDDHELRKQLAKWSKANRAQSREWIPAMIAIEPDAARRVALNAFSGAFEKVWGYPLNAAATRDDALALAQQLLDEPARGAVAANG from the coding sequence ATGCAAATCTTCACGACTGAATTCCCGTTTGTCTGGTTGCGTTACACCGGTTCGACGCACACCGATCCCGCCCGCCTGATCGCCGAACTCGACGCGTTGCTGGCGCGTCGCGAACCGTTCGTTCTTCTGACCGACGATGCGCCGTCCGGCGACGATCGCGGCGGGGACGATCACGAGTTGCGCAAGCAGCTCGCGAAGTGGAGCAAGGCCAACCGCGCGCAGTCGCGCGAATGGATCCCCGCGATGATCGCGATCGAGCCCGACGCAGCGCGGCGCGTGGCGCTCAACGCATTCTCGGGTGCGTTCGAGAAGGTATGGGGCTATCCGTTGAACGCGGCAGCCACCCGCGACGACGCGCTCGCGCTGGCGCAGCAGCTGCTCGACGAACCGGCGCGCGGCGCCGTGGCGGCGAATGGCTGA
- a CDS encoding AraC family transcriptional regulator → MRQLPPTTDPAADDAVFHVPRPLVVFGGSVVEPEWLHERHSHPQAQLLYTLSGVIYCEIDGGVWSAPPQCTVWIPGDVPHSARGSAGATFYAVLVEPDAALDLPARCCTLSVSPLLRELLLRAASFPNLYDVDGPQGRLMATLLDELVAAPVEDLYLPMPVDRRLRKLIDHLLDDPADKSPLAELARRVGISERSLTRLAAKELGMSVGDWRRRLHVALSLRMLTAGRRVHQIATDLGYESASSFVTMFRKATGKSPTQFLTDRQR, encoded by the coding sequence ATGCGCCAGCTTCCACCGACCACCGATCCCGCAGCGGATGACGCAGTCTTCCACGTGCCGCGTCCGCTCGTCGTGTTCGGCGGCTCGGTCGTCGAGCCCGAATGGCTGCACGAGCGGCACAGTCATCCGCAGGCACAACTGCTCTACACGCTGAGCGGCGTGATCTACTGCGAGATCGACGGCGGCGTATGGAGCGCGCCGCCGCAGTGCACGGTGTGGATTCCGGGCGATGTCCCGCATTCGGCGCGCGGCTCGGCCGGCGCGACGTTCTACGCGGTGCTGGTCGAACCCGACGCCGCGCTCGACCTCCCTGCGCGCTGCTGCACGCTGTCGGTGTCGCCGCTGCTGCGCGAGCTGCTGCTGAGGGCGGCGAGCTTCCCGAACCTGTATGACGTCGACGGGCCGCAGGGGCGGCTGATGGCGACGCTGCTCGACGAACTCGTCGCGGCGCCGGTCGAGGATCTGTACCTGCCGATGCCGGTCGACCGGCGGCTGCGCAAGCTGATTGACCATCTGCTCGACGATCCGGCCGACAAGTCGCCGCTGGCCGAACTCGCGCGGCGCGTGGGCATCAGCGAGCGCAGCCTGACGCGGCTCGCGGCGAAGGAGCTCGGGATGAGCGTCGGCGACTGGCGCCGGCGGCTGCACGTCGCGCTGTCGCTGCGAATGCTGACGGCCGGCCGCCGCGTGCACCAGATCGCGACCGATCTCGGCTACGAGAGCGCGAGCAGCTTCGTGACGATGTTCCGCAAGGCGACCGGCAAGTCGCCGACGCAATTCCTGACCGACCGGCAACGCTGA
- a CDS encoding LysE family translocator, whose amino-acid sequence MFDLTTLTTFTAVVLGLFLIPGPAVLLVLSRTVQGGRKTGILTGLGVASGDFVHTLFAAVGLSALLMTSALAFNVVKVVGAAYLIYLGVRALIEKPSDPSLPSVSPVTPLKAYLQAIPAEVLNPKTALFFLAFMPQFVHPERGSTFVQFAVLGLIFVVLSSLYTTLIACSIRPLGRIVKRLTWLTRWQGKIIGSIFIALGLRVAVQQR is encoded by the coding sequence ATGTTCGACCTGACCACGCTGACCACCTTCACGGCCGTCGTCCTGGGCCTGTTCCTGATTCCCGGCCCCGCCGTGCTGCTCGTGCTGAGCCGCACCGTGCAGGGTGGCCGCAAGACCGGCATCCTGACCGGCCTCGGCGTCGCCAGCGGCGACTTCGTGCACACGCTGTTCGCAGCCGTAGGCCTGTCGGCGCTGCTGATGACGTCGGCGCTCGCGTTCAACGTCGTGAAGGTGGTCGGCGCCGCGTACCTGATCTATCTCGGCGTGCGCGCGCTGATCGAGAAGCCGTCCGATCCGTCGCTGCCGAGCGTGTCGCCGGTCACGCCGCTCAAGGCGTACCTGCAGGCGATTCCCGCCGAAGTGCTGAATCCGAAGACCGCGCTGTTCTTCCTCGCGTTCATGCCGCAGTTCGTGCATCCGGAACGCGGCTCGACGTTCGTGCAGTTCGCGGTGCTCGGGCTGATTTTCGTCGTGCTCAGCTCGCTCTACACGACGCTGATCGCGTGCTCGATCCGCCCGCTCGGCCGCATCGTGAAGCGGCTCACGTGGCTCACGCGCTGGCAGGGGAAGATCATCGGCTCGATCTTCATCGCGCTCGGGCTGCGCGTGGCGGTGCAGCAGCGCTGA
- a CDS encoding class I SAM-dependent methyltransferase, giving the protein MTSAAAPAGEVLYTDSRLVALYDLFNAGDQDFAFYTSVIGAARQRILDLGCGTGTFARRLAAAGHDVVAIDPAPAMIEYARRQPGADTVHWLACGLDSLPPGAPPFDAVVMTGHAFQCLLTDTEIDATLRGVRRVLADGGRFLFDTRNPRIQPWRAWTPEHSARSVESREAGIVDLHHAVRSVDGVIVTFDTHYHFRRDATLLTNTSRLRFIAQPDLQARVIAAGFSSADWYGDWQHAPFDDATSAEIIAICRA; this is encoded by the coding sequence ATGACGTCTGCCGCCGCGCCCGCCGGCGAAGTCCTCTACACCGACTCGCGCCTCGTCGCGCTCTACGACCTGTTCAATGCGGGCGACCAGGACTTCGCGTTCTACACCTCCGTGATCGGTGCCGCGCGGCAACGCATCCTCGATCTCGGCTGCGGCACCGGCACGTTCGCGCGCCGGCTGGCGGCAGCCGGGCACGACGTCGTCGCGATCGATCCCGCGCCGGCGATGATCGAATACGCGCGACGCCAGCCAGGCGCCGACACCGTCCACTGGCTCGCATGCGGGCTCGACAGCCTGCCGCCTGGCGCACCACCGTTCGATGCGGTCGTGATGACCGGGCATGCGTTCCAGTGCCTGCTGACCGACACCGAAATCGACGCGACGCTGCGCGGCGTGCGGCGCGTGCTCGCGGACGGCGGCCGCTTCCTGTTCGACACCCGCAATCCGCGCATCCAGCCGTGGCGTGCATGGACACCTGAGCATTCCGCACGCAGCGTCGAGTCCCGCGAAGCGGGCATCGTCGATCTTCATCATGCGGTGCGCTCGGTGGACGGTGTGATCGTGACGTTCGACACGCACTACCACTTCCGTCGTGACGCTACGTTGCTGACGAACACGAGCCGGCTGCGTTTCATCGCGCAACCCGACCTGCAGGCACGCGTGATCGCAGCCGGATTCTCGTCGGCCGACTGGTACGGCGACTGGCAGCACGCGCCGTTCGATGATGCAACCAGCGCGGAGATCATCGCGATCTGCCGCGCCTGA
- a CDS encoding DUF2848 domain-containing protein — translation MKTITFAIDGRDGRTERAIAIDTLVIAGWTGRDTVAMEQHIRELEELGVKRPATTPVFYRVAADRLDPSPAIQVSGGQSSGEAEFVLLRDGGETFVGIASDHTDREVETYGITVSKQMCGKPCANTLWKFDDVAGHWDQLVLRAYATIDGERVLYQEGKVTAMRAPDDLLAQFARHDGRFVDGTAMLCGTLAAIGGIRPAERFEVELEDPVLGRTLRHVYVVDTLPVAG, via the coding sequence ATGAAAACCATCACGTTCGCGATCGACGGTCGCGACGGCCGCACCGAGCGCGCGATCGCGATCGACACGCTCGTGATCGCGGGCTGGACCGGCCGCGACACGGTCGCCATGGAGCAGCACATCCGCGAACTGGAGGAACTCGGCGTCAAGCGCCCGGCGACGACGCCCGTGTTCTACCGCGTCGCGGCCGATCGCCTCGATCCGTCGCCCGCGATCCAGGTATCGGGCGGGCAGAGCAGCGGCGAAGCGGAATTCGTGCTGCTGCGCGACGGCGGCGAGACCTTCGTGGGCATCGCGTCCGACCATACCGACCGTGAAGTCGAGACCTACGGGATCACGGTGTCGAAGCAGATGTGCGGCAAGCCGTGCGCGAACACGCTGTGGAAGTTCGACGACGTGGCCGGGCACTGGGATCAGCTCGTGCTGCGCGCGTACGCGACGATCGACGGCGAGCGCGTGCTGTATCAGGAGGGCAAGGTGACCGCGATGCGCGCGCCCGACGACCTGCTCGCGCAGTTCGCACGCCACGACGGCCGCTTCGTCGACGGCACCGCGATGCTGTGCGGCACGCTTGCGGCGATCGGCGGCATCCGGCCGGCCGAGCGGTTCGAGGTCGAGCTGGAAGATCCGGTGCTGGGGCGCACATTGCGGCATGTGTATGTGGTGGACACGCTGCCCGTGGCGGGTTGA
- a CDS encoding 4-hydroxyphenylacetate 3-hydroxylase family protein: MIKNGTQHIASLRDGRQVYLNGQPVGDVTAHAAFRNSIRSYASLYDYQARDENVEKMTFVSPDSGNRVSRIWQLPTSYDELVERRAALEAWSELHYGFMGRSPDHVASCLSGMFMGADVFEQYDPARAGALRDYYRHARDNDLFLTYVIVNPQANQSKSAHEQEDKYLAVGIVDQDAEGITVRGAKMLATSGIMANEVFCSCIQPLREGDEMYALSFAVPMNAKGMKILSRKSYEENATSVFDNPLSSRFDENDAVLYFDDVKVPWERIFVAGNTAMCAKQFHATPAHVYQNYQCQVRLMTKLRFLVGLGLKISEVNGTNTFPQVRETLGQLAAEASMVEAWVYGMEAKGNVVNGFYVPDRNMLYGSQVVTQQLYSKVLNTLRELAGGGMIMLPSSVRDFENPDLLRIIEKTQKSPVCSSEERVKFFKLAWDAVGSEFASRHNQYELFYAGASFVTKGHAYRTYDWQRASHLVDSMLGSYSLNQELSTPRAA; the protein is encoded by the coding sequence ATGATCAAGAACGGGACTCAGCACATCGCGTCGCTGCGTGACGGGCGGCAGGTCTACCTGAACGGCCAGCCGGTCGGCGACGTGACCGCGCACGCGGCATTCCGCAATTCGATCCGCAGCTACGCGAGCCTGTACGACTACCAGGCGCGCGACGAGAACGTCGAGAAGATGACGTTCGTCTCGCCCGACTCGGGCAACCGCGTCAGCCGGATCTGGCAACTGCCGACGTCCTATGACGAACTCGTCGAGCGCCGTGCCGCGCTGGAAGCGTGGTCGGAGCTGCACTATGGCTTCATGGGGCGTTCGCCGGATCACGTCGCATCCTGTCTTTCCGGCATGTTCATGGGCGCCGACGTGTTCGAGCAATACGATCCGGCGCGAGCGGGCGCGCTGCGCGACTACTACCGCCATGCGCGCGACAACGACCTGTTCCTGACCTACGTGATCGTGAATCCGCAGGCGAACCAGTCGAAGTCCGCACACGAGCAGGAGGACAAGTACCTCGCGGTCGGCATCGTCGATCAGGATGCCGAAGGCATCACGGTGCGCGGCGCGAAGATGCTCGCGACGAGCGGGATCATGGCGAACGAGGTGTTCTGCAGCTGCATCCAGCCGCTGCGCGAAGGCGACGAGATGTACGCGCTGTCGTTCGCGGTGCCGATGAACGCGAAGGGCATGAAGATCCTGTCGCGCAAGTCGTACGAGGAGAACGCGACGTCGGTGTTCGACAACCCGCTGTCGAGCCGCTTCGACGAGAACGACGCGGTGCTGTATTTCGACGACGTGAAGGTGCCGTGGGAACGGATCTTCGTCGCCGGCAATACGGCGATGTGCGCGAAGCAGTTCCACGCGACGCCCGCGCACGTGTACCAGAACTACCAGTGCCAGGTGCGGCTGATGACGAAGCTGCGCTTCCTCGTCGGGCTCGGGTTGAAGATTTCCGAGGTCAACGGCACGAATACGTTCCCGCAGGTGCGCGAAACGCTGGGCCAGCTCGCGGCCGAAGCGTCGATGGTCGAGGCGTGGGTCTACGGGATGGAAGCGAAGGGCAACGTCGTCAACGGTTTCTACGTGCCCGACCGCAACATGCTGTACGGCTCGCAGGTCGTCACGCAGCAGCTCTATTCGAAGGTGCTCAACACGCTGCGCGAGCTCGCCGGCGGCGGAATGATCATGCTGCCGTCCAGCGTGCGCGATTTCGAGAATCCCGACCTGCTGCGCATCATCGAGAAAACACAGAAATCGCCCGTGTGTTCGTCGGAGGAGCGCGTGAAGTTCTTCAAGCTCGCGTGGGATGCGGTCGGCTCCGAATTCGCCTCGCGCCACAACCAGTACGAGCTGTTCTATGCGGGCGCGTCGTTCGTCACGAAGGGGCACGCGTATCGCACGTACGACTGGCAGCGCGCGTCGCATCTCGTCGATTCGATGCTCGGCAGCTATTCGCTGAACCAGGAACTGTCGACGCCGCGCGCCGCCTGA
- a CDS encoding flavin reductase family protein: MQPKEDEMSENHAGTGAGADEQRRFRTALSMFATGVAVITAPRKEGMPIGITVASFNSVSLDPPLILFSVDRRSLSLGDLAGAEGYAVNVLDETQQHLSNCFAKANGDKWGWRADAADDDGAVLLPDALATFECEPYAQYDGGDHVIFVGRVTRHCARSEGRPLIFFGGRYRTLDGMHAPSA; encoded by the coding sequence ATGCAACCCAAGGAGGACGAGATGAGCGAGAACCATGCCGGAACCGGCGCGGGCGCCGACGAGCAGCGGCGCTTTCGCACGGCGCTGTCGATGTTCGCGACGGGCGTCGCGGTGATTACCGCACCGCGCAAGGAGGGGATGCCGATCGGCATCACGGTCGCGTCGTTCAATTCGGTGTCGCTGGATCCGCCGCTGATCCTGTTCTCGGTCGACCGTCGCAGCCTGAGCCTCGGCGACCTGGCCGGCGCGGAAGGCTATGCGGTCAACGTGCTCGACGAGACGCAGCAGCACCTGTCGAACTGCTTCGCGAAGGCGAACGGCGACAAGTGGGGCTGGCGTGCGGACGCAGCCGACGACGATGGCGCGGTGCTGCTGCCCGACGCGCTCGCGACATTCGAATGCGAACCCTATGCGCAGTACGACGGCGGCGATCACGTGATCTTCGTCGGCCGCGTGACGCGGCACTGCGCGCGTTCGGAAGGGCGCCCGCTGATCTTCTTCGGCGGCCGCTACCGCACGCTCGACGGCATGCACGCGCCGTCTGCCTGA